A stretch of DNA from Cellulomonas fengjieae:
CTGACGATCGTGCTCGCCGACGCGCTCGACGTGCACGCGCTGCCCGGCCCCCCGCCCGTCGCGCTCGTCGCCAACCTGCCCTACAACGTCTCCGTGCCGGTGCTGCTCACGTTCCTCGAGCGCTTCGACTCCCTCGAGCGCGTGCTCGTCATGGTGCAGGCGGAGGTGGCCGACCGGCTCGCCGCACCCCCGGGCAGCCGCACCTACGGGGTGCCGTCCGCCAAGGCGGCCTGGTACGCCTCGGCCCGCCGCACGGCGACCGTCGGCCGATCCGTCTTCTGGCCGGCGCCCAACGTCGACTCGGCGCTGGTCCGGTTCGACCGCCGCGAGCCGCCCGTGACCGACGCGCCCCGCGAGGCCGTCTTCGCGGTGGTGGACGCCGCGTTCGCGCAGCGCCGCAAGATGCTGCGGTCCGCGCTGTCCAGCCTGGCCGGGTCGGCGGATGCCGCCGTCGCCGCGCTCGAGGCGGCCGGGGTGGACCCGCAGGCCCGGGGCGAGCGGGTGGACATCGCGGAGTTCGCGCGCATCGCCGAGCACCTCGGGCCCGTGCGCGGCCGACCTGGCACAGTGGAGCCGTGACGCTGACCCCCGTGGCCCCGCTGCCCGAGCGCGAGGTCAGGGTCCGTGCGCCCGGCAAGGTCAACCTGTCGCTGCGGGTCGGCCCCCGCGAGGACGACGGGTACCACGCCGTCTCGACCGTGTTCCAGGCCGTCTCGGTGTTCGAGGAGGTCGTGGCGACGGCCGCGGACCGCCGCGTGCTCACGGTGAGCGGCCCGCAGGCCGAGCTGGTCCCGACCGACGACACCAACCTCGCGCTGCGTGCGGCGTCGCTGCTGGCCGAGCGGGCCGGCATCGACGACGGCGTGCACCTGCACCTGCACAAGGGGGTGCCGGTCGCCGGGGGCATGGCCGGTGGCTCCGCGGACGCGGCCGCCGCGCTGGTGGCGTGCGACGCCCTGTGGAGCACCGGGCTGAGCCGGGAGGACCTGTTGCAGCTCGCGGCCGAGCTGGGCTCCGACGTCCCGTTCTCGCTGGCGGGGCACACCGCGGTGGGCTCCGGACGCGGGCACCTGCTCACGCCCGCGCTGAGCCGGGGCGAGTTCCACTGGGCGTTCGCGGTCCAGGACCGAGGGCTGTCGACCGCCGCGGTCTACGCCGCGTTCGACGAGCTGCACGGCTCGGCACTGATCCCGAGCCAGGACGACGACGTCCCGCTGATGCAGGCCCTGCGTGCGGGAGATCCCCGAGCGCTCGGCGCGGCGCTGCACAACGACCTGCAGATGGCGGCGCTCGAGCTCGACCCCGGCCTGGCGGAGCCGCTCGCGGTCGCGCAGGACGCAGGCGCCCTCGGCGTGGTCGTGTCCGGCTCCGGCCCCACGGTCGCGGCCCTCGGGCGCAGCCGTCAGCACGCGCTGGTGCTCGCCGCCGCGTTCACCGCGGCGGGCGTCGCCGACCGCGTCCTGACCGCCGCGGGACCCGTGGCGGGCGCCCGCGTGGTCAGCTCCGCCGACTGACGTCCCGGTGTCCCTTGACATTCCGGACGACTCGGCAATACTTAAGCACATGCTTAACGATGGCGAGCTGGACAAGGTCTTCAAGGCCCTGTCCGACGCGACCCGCCGCGCCATGGTCGAACGGCTGGTGCGCGGTCCGGTCTCGGTCAGCGGGCTCGCCGCACCGTTCGCGATGTCCCTACCCGCGATCCACCAGCACCTCGCGGTGCTCGAGGACGCCGGCATCGTCACCTCGCACAAGATCGGCCGGGTCCGCACGGTCCAGCTCGCCCCCGGCGCCCTCGCCGGCGCGGGGGAGTGGATGGGCCGCCAGCGGCTCCCCGCCGAGCGCCGGCTCGACCGGCTCGGCGACCACCTCAGCAGCACCGACCCGACAGGAGCATGACCATGTCCACGGAGACCACCAGCACCCCCACCGCCACGCACGCGACCTTCGTCGTCGAGCGCACCTTCGACGCCGGCCTGGACCGGGTGTGGGACGCGTTCGCCGTCCCCGAGCAGCACGCGCAGTGGTTCGGCGCGGACCCCGGCTTCGAGGAGACCGAGGCGTCCGAGGACTTCCGCGTCGGCGGGCAGGCCGTGCAGGACGGCCAGTGGCACGACGGGCCCACCAGCCGGTACGTCGCCACGTACACCGACATCGTCGAGCGGCGGCGGATCGTGTCCACCTACGACATGTGGGTGGGTGGCGAGCACCTGTCGACGTCGCTGTCCACCGTCGAGCTCGACGCCGTCGACGGCGGGACCCGCGTGACGTACACCGAGCAGGGCGTCTTCCTGGACGGCACCGAGGACGGCGGCCAGCGGCAGGCCGGCTTCCAGGGCATCTTCGACGCGCTGGCGGCCTACCTGGCCCGGTGAACGCGACCTGCCGGAGGGTGGTGCCGCGGCTCCACCACCGGCAGGATGCGCCCCATGCGCACCACGACGCGGATCCTGGTCACCGGCATGTGCGTGGTCGCCCTCGCGGGCTGCGCCTCGGCAGAGCCGCCCGCGCAGGAACCGGGCTCGACGGTCACCGACCCCTCGCCCACCGCGTCGCCCTCGCCGTCCGCCTCGCCCTCGACCCCGGCCCCGGTGGCCGACGTCCCGCCCGAGGTGATGCTGCCCGCGACCGCCTGGGAGAACCTCGGCCCGGACGCCGCGCGGGAGGAGTCGGCGGGTGTGCTCGAGTGGCGCGTCCCGGAGGCCTGCGCCGCCGGGAGCCCGGCCACCGCCGTGGCGATGCGCACCGTCCAGACGGGTACCGGCGAGGTCGAGTCGCCCTTCGGCGTGCACCAGGTCGCCGTGCTGGCCGACGCCGACGCCGCCGTGGCCGAGATGGACCGGCTGGCTGCCGCGCTGGCGGGGTGCACGCCCACCCCACCCGGTGACCCGACGGTGTATGTCGCGGAGCCGCTGGCCGTCGGCGCACAGGGGATCGGGCTCGCCACCGTCTACTACCCGCCGCCCGAGGGGAGCTCGATCGACGACGCGATGGGCACCTACCTCACCGTCACGCGCCGGGGGAACGCCGTCTCGCTCGTGGGGCTGCACAGCGGCGAGGGCCGGGTCGGGGTCGCCCGGCAGACCGTCGTGCCGGGTGCCCAGGCCGCGTGGGAGCTGCTGTGCTCCTACGACTCCGCGGGCTGCTGACGCCCGACCGTCGGCCCGGCCGTGGGCACGTAGCGGTGCGCGGGGGCGGGTAACCTTCACAGGACATGGCTCACCTACTCGGCGCGGATCGCGTCACGCTGGCGCTGGGTACGCGCACCCTTCTTGACGAGGTCTCGCTCGGGCTGGACGACGGCCAGCGGATCGGCGTCGTCGGCCCCAACGGCGCCGGCAAGTCCACCCTGCTGCGCGTCCTGTCCGGCCTGCAGGAGCCCGACGACGGCCGCGTCACGCGGCTCAGCGGCGTGCGCGTGGCCGTGCTCGACCAGCGCGACGACCTGCTGCCGGGCAGCACCGTCCTCGACGTCGTGCACGGGTCCGCCGACGAGCACGCCTGGGCCAGCGACTCCCGCATCCGCTCGGTGCACGCCGGGCTGCTGGCGGACGTGGCGCTGGACGCCGACGTCGCGAGCCTCTCCGGCGGCCAGCGCCGCCGGGTCGCCCTGGCCGCGCTGCTGGTCCGTGACGACGAGGTGCTCGTCCTCGACGAGCCGACCAACCACCTCGACGTCGAGGGGGTGGCGTGGCTCGCCGCCCACCTGGTCGAGCGGTACACGCGCTCGAACGGTGCCCTCGTGGTCGTCACGCACGACCGCTGGTTCCTCGACGCGGTCTGCACCCGGACGTGGGAGGTGCACGACGGGACGGTCGACCAGTACGACGGCGGGTACGCCGCCTACGTGCTGGCGCGCGCCGAGCGGGCACGCACGGCGTCGACCACCGAGGAGAAGCGGCAGAACCTGCTGCGCAAGGAGCTCGCCTGGCTGCGCCGCGGCGCACCGGCCCGCACCTCCAAGCCGAAGTTCCGCATCGACGCGGCCAACGCGCTGATCGAGAACGAGCCGCCGCCGCGCGACCAGCTGAGCCTGACCCGGATGGCGACCGCCCGGCTGGGCAAGGACGTGCTCGACATCGAGGACGCCTCGGTGGTCTACGGCGACCGGGTGCTCCTGCACGACATCACGTGGCGGCTGGGTCCGGGCGACCGGATCGGCCTGGTCGGGGTCAACGGCGCGGGCAAGACCACGCTGCTGCGGCTGCTGTCCGGGCGGCAGCAGCCGACGACAGGCCGGGTCAAGCGCGGCAAGACGGTGCAGGTGGCCGAGCTGACCCAGGACGTCGAGGACCTGGACGAGCTGGCCGACCTGCGGGTGATCGAGGTGATCGAGAGCGAGAAGCGCTCGGTCGTCGTCGACGGCAAGGAGCTGACCGCGGCCCAGCTGGTCGAGCGCCTCGGGTTCGACCGCGAGCGCTCCCGCACGCCGGTGCGCGACCTGTCCGGTGGCGAGCGCCGCCGGCTGCAGCTGCTGCGCCTGCTCGTCGGCGAGCCCAACGTGCTGCTGCTCGACGAGCCGACCAACGACCTGGACACCGACACCCTGGCCGCGCTCGAGGACCTGCTCGACGGCTGGCCGGGGACGCTGATCGTCGTCTCGCACGACCGGTACCTGCTCGAGCGCGTGTGCGACACCCAGATGGCGCTGCTGGGCGACGGCCTGCTCCGCCAGCTGCCCGGCGGCGTCGAGCAGTACCTGGACCTGCGGCGGACCGCGCTCGTCGGCGGCGGGACCGCGACGGCCGCGTCACCGCTGAGCGCCCAGGCGCGGACCGACCCGCCGGCCGCGGCGACCGAGGTGTCCGCCGCCGACCTGCGCACCGCGCGCAAGGAGATCGCCCGGATCGAGCGCCGGCTGTCGCGGATCGCGGACCAGGAGGCGGTCCTGCACCAGCGCATGTCCGAGCAGGCGACCGACCACCAGGCCGTGACCGCGCTCGACGCGGAGCTGCGGGCGCTCGCCGCCGAGAAGGACGAGCTCGAGGCCGCCTGGCTGGAGGCCGCCGAGATCGTCGGCTGACGGACGGTGGCCCGGGTGCGGCACCGGGCTCGTCAGGCCTCGCGGCGCATGCTGCGCAGGCCGAGCGCCGACGCGACCCCCATGGTCACCAGCGCACCCAGCTCGACGAGCAGGGGCGCGGTCCACCCGCCGCTGGAAGTGTGCACGGCACCGAGGACGCTCGGGCCGAGCGCGGCGCAGCTGTAGCCGACGGTCTGCACGGTCGCCGACATCCGGCGCGCGGCGGCGGGGGAGCCGGCGGTCGACGCGATCACCGTGAAGATGACGGCGAAGTTCCCGCCCTGCGCGACGCCCGCGAACGTGCACCACAGGGCCCACCACGACGGGGCCAGCAGCAGACCCACGGGGAGCGTCAGCCACCCGAGCACGATCACGGCGGAGACGGCAGCGACGGGCGCGCGCCGACCCAGGGCGACGGGCACAGCGATCCCGCCGAGCATCCCGAACAGCTGGAAGAAGGCCGCGGCGCCACCGGACGCGGCCCGCTCGAGCCCGAGCGTGTCCTGCAGCACCGACGGGAGCCAGGCGCTGATCGCGAAGTAGCTGAACGACTGCCCCGCGAACGCGACGGCCAGGAACCACGTGACCGGCCTGCGCCACACCGCGGGGGCCGCGGATGCGGCCACCACGACGACCGGCTCGGGGCGCCCGACCGGGAACGCGCGCTGCCAGGCCACGAGCGCCACCACGGCGAGCAGACCCCACGACGCGAGCGCCCACCGCCAGCCGACGAGGTCGGCGAGGGGCGCGGTCAGGGTGGTGGTCAGCACGCTGCCGCCGTTGAGCGCCGCGGTGTACAGGCCGGTGACGCGCGGCACGTGCCCCGGGAAGTCGCGGCTGATCACCACGGGGACGGCGACGTTGCCCGCGGTGATGGCGACCCCGATGAGCACCGTGCCCACCAGGGCGGTGCCGAAGCCGTCGGAGACCCGGAGCACCGTGCCGACCAGGATCGTGACCAGCGAGGCGGCGACGACACGCCCGGTGCCGAGGCGGCCCAGCAGCACCGCCATGAGGGGTGTGGCCAGCGCGAAGCACAGGACGGGGATCCCGGTGAGCAGGCCCACACCCGCGGCGGTCAGGCCGAGGCCCGTGCGGACGTCGTCCACCACGGGGGCGAGCGCGGTGATCGGCGCGCGCAGGTTGAGCGCGTACAGCAGGACGGCGGCGAGCAGCACGCCGCGGGCGGCGGACCGTGCGGCGGTCATGCCCTCACGACGCGTCGAAGGGCGCGGTCACCTCGCGCAGCAGATCGGCCAACCGGTCGCGGTCGGCCTCGTCGAGGTCGCCCAGCAGGCCACGCTCGACGTCCAGCAGGTCGGCGAAGGCGGCGTCCACCCGGGCCAGTCCTGCCGGCGTGAGCTGGACCAGGACGCCGCGACGGTCGTCCGGGGCGGGCATCCGCTCGACCAGCCCGTGCTCCGCCAGCCGGTCGATGCGGTTGGTCATGGTGCCGCTGGTCACCAGCGTCTGCGTGAGCAGCGCACCGGGTGAGAGCCGGTACGGCGCACCGGCGCGGCGCAGCGCGGACAGCACGTCGAACTCCCACGTCTCGAGGTCGTGCCGCGCGAACGCCGAGCGGCGCGCCAGGTCGAGGTGCCGGGCCAGCCGGCTGACGCGGGACAGGACCGTCAGGGGGCGGACGTCCAGGTCCGGCCGCTCGCGCTCCCAGGCGAGGACGATGCGATCGACCTCGTCGCGGGACCCCGGGGCGTCCGGGGACGTGCCTGCCACCATGCTCAGGAGATTACTCGACGTCAACAGAGATCCCGGCGAGGACGTCCGTCAGCTGCGCGTCAGCGTGGGCCTGCGCTCGAGCGCCGACAGCCCGTTCCAGGCGAGGTTGACCAGGTGCGCCGCGACCACGTTCTTGCTCGGGCTGCGCGCGTCGAGCCACCACTGACCCGTCAGGGCGACCATGCCGACGAGCATCTGGGCGTAGATCGGCGCGGTCTTGGGGTCCTGCCCCTGCTTCTTGAACTCGTCCGCCAGCAGGTGCTCGACCTGCGAGGCCACGTCCCCGATCAGGCTGGAGAACGTTCCGGTCGCCTGCGCGACGGGGGAGTCGCGGACCAGGATCCGGAAGCCGTCCTCGGACGTCTCGATGTACCCGAGGAGCGCCAGCGCGGTCCGCTCGACGAGCGCCTTCGGGTGGCCCCCGACCTCGAGCGCGCTGGTCAGCGCGCCGGTCAGGGCCTGGACCTCGCGGTCGACGACGACCGCGTAGATGCCTTCCTTGCCGCCGAAGTGCTCGTAGACGACGGGCTTGGAGACCTCGGCGCGGGCGGCGATCTCCTCGATGCTCGTGCCGTCGAAACCCTTCTCCGCGAACAGGCGCCGTGACACGTCCACCAGCTGCGCGCGCCGCTGCGCCCCTGTCATGCGGGCGCGGGGCATGCGCTTGTTGTCGGTGGCCACGCGCCCATCATGCCGTGACTGGTCCGCGGAGCCCGGCAGAACCCTGGCAGAATTGGCGACCGCGACGTGTGGGGGCGTCGGTCCGCCCTGGTGTAACGGCAGCACGCCGGCCTTTGGAGCCGTGCAGTCCAGGTTCGAATCCTGGGGGCGGAGCATCCCGGCCAGTGGCCCTGGCGCCGCGGAGCCCGGGCCTCCTGGGCGCACGGCTTCCCCCTGACGACCCGGACGCGGCCTGACCCGGCCTGAGGGGTCCGTGCGCGGCGGTAGAGTGCACGGTGCGCACGAGATTCACCGCCCGATCTCCGGGCAGATCCGCGAGGAGCACCCCCAGGTGACGTTCCCCCGCCCAGCCGCCGTCGTCATCCTCGCCGCAGGTGAAGGAACCCGGATGCGCTCGGCGACTCCCAAGGTCCTGCACACCCTGGCCGGCCGCAGCATGCTCGGTCACGCACTGGCCACCGCCCGCGGGCTCGATCCCGGCCGTGTGCTGGTCGTCGTCCGGCACGAGCGTGACCAGGTCGCGGCCCACGTGGCCGAGGTCGACCCGCACGCGCTGCTGGCCGACCAGGACGACATCCCCGGCACGGGCCGTGCGGTCCAGGTCGCGATGACGGCGCTCGACGCCGCCGCCCAGGCCGCCGCGGCGGCGGACACGACCGTCGGGTCGGCCACGCACGCCCAGGTCCAGGGGGCCGTCGTCGTCATCGCCGGCGACGTCCCGCTGCTCGACGCGGGCACGCTGCAGGAGCTGCTCGAGGCCCACCACGCGGACGGCAACGCCGTGACGGTGCTCACCACCCAGGTGGCGGACCCCACGGGGTACGGCCGCATCCTGCGCGAGCCCGGCACGGGTGACGTCCTCGGCATCGTCGAGGAGAAGGACGCCGACGACGCCCAGCGCGCGATCACCGAGATCAACTCCTCGATCTACGTCTTCGACGCCACGGTGCTGCGCTCGGCGCTGGGCCGGCTGGGCCGCGACAACGCCCAGGGCGAGGTCTACCTGACCGACGTGCTGGCGATCGCGCGGGCCGACGGCGGTCACGTGCGGGCGCTGCAGACCGACGACCCGGTGCTGGTCGAGGGTGTCAACGACCGCGTCCAGCTGTCGGTGCTGCGCGCGGAGATGAACCGCCGCATCCTCGAGGGCTGGATGCGCGAGGGCGTGACGGTCGTCGACCCGGCAAGCACGTGGGTCGACGTGGACGTCGAGCTCGAGCGCGACGTCACGATCCTGCCGGGCACGCAGCTGCACGGCGCCACCGTCGTCCGCGAGGGTGCGACGGTCGGCCCCGACACCACGCTGACCGACGTCGAGGTCGGCGAGCGGGCGAGCGTCGTGCGGACGCACGGGTCGCTGGCGGTGATTGGACCGGATGCTCGGGTCGGCCCGTTCGCGTACCTGCGTCCCGGGACCGTGCTGGGGGAGAGCGGCAGGATCGGCACGTTCGTGGAGACCAAGAACGCGCAGATCGGTACCGGCTCCAAGATCCCGCACCTGTCCTACGTGGGAGACGCGACCATCGGCGAGTACACGAACATCGGCGCCGCGTCGGTGACCGTCAACTACGACGGCGTCAACAAGCACCACACCACCATCGGCTCGCACGCCCGCACGGGGGCCGACAACATGTTCGTCGCGCCGGTCACCATCGGTGACGGCGCGTACACGGGGGCCGGCAGCGTGATCCGTCGCGACGTGCCCTCCGGGGCGCTCGGCGTCAGCGCCGGTGCCCAGCGCAACATCGAGGGCTGGGTCCTGCGCGCACGCGCCGGGACCCCGGCCGCCGCGGCCGTCGCCCGGCCGTCGGTCGACGACGAGCTCTCCCCCCAGGCCCGTGCCGAGCGCGGACGCGCCACGGCCGCCGCCGCCGACGTACCACCGACCCCGCCGCCTGCCCTGCCGGACTCCGGCTCGACCGCGAAGGACTCCGCACGATGACCGGGATCATCTCCTCGGACGGCGAGAAGCGTCTCGTGCTCCTCACGGGACGGGCACACCCCGACCTGGCCACCAGTGTCGCGACCCACCTCGGGATCGACCTGCTGCCGACCACCACCTACGAGTTCGCGAACGGGGAGATCTACACCCGGTTCGGGGAGTCCGTGCGCGGCGCCGACACGTTCGTGCTGCAGTCGCACTCGTCGCCGATCAACACGTGGATCATGGAGCAGCTGCTCATGGTCGACGCGCTCAAGCGGGCGTCGGCCAAGACGATCACCGTGGTGGCGCCGTTCTACGGCTACGCGCGTCAGGACAAGAAGCACCGCGGCCGCGAGCCGATCTCCGCGCGGCTCATGGCGGACCTCTTCCGGACCGCCGGCGCCGACCGCCTGATGAGCGTCGACCTGCACGCCGCGCAGATCCAGGGCTTCTTCGACGGCCCCGTGGACCACCTGTGGGCCATGCCGATCCTCACGGAGTACGTGCGCAGCCGCGTCGACACCTCCAACGTCACGGTCGTCTCGCCCGACGCCGGGCGCATCCGCGTGGCCGAGCAGTGGGCCGCCAAGCTGGGCGGCGGACCGCTGGCGTTCGTGCACAAGACGCGCGACATCCGCAGCCCCAACAAGACGGTCGCCAACCGCGTGGTCGGTGACGTCGAGGGCCGCAGCTGCGTGCTCGTCGACGACCTCATCGACACCGCCGGGACGATCACCGGCGCGGTGCGCGTGCTCATGGAGGCCGGCGCCAAGGACGTCATCGTCGCCGCGACGCACGGGGTGCTCTCGGACCCCGCCGTCGACCGCCTGCAGAACTGCGGTGCGCGCGAGGTCGTCATCACGGACACGCTGCCCATCGCCGAGGACCGCCGCTTCCCGCAGCTGACGGTGCTGTCGATCGCACCCCTCATCGCGCGGGCCATCCGCGAGGTGTTCGACGACGGCTCGGTGACGTCGCTCTTCGACGGCCAGGCCTGAGCACCCGGACCGTGCGGCGGGGGCCGCACGGGTGACACACGTCCGGATCGTGCGTTTCTGACCGGTTTCATCCTTGACCGGCCGGTCGTCGAGCCGTCGATGATGCGCCATGAAG
This window harbors:
- a CDS encoding ribose-phosphate diphosphokinase, whose protein sequence is MTGIISSDGEKRLVLLTGRAHPDLATSVATHLGIDLLPTTTYEFANGEIYTRFGESVRGADTFVLQSHSSPINTWIMEQLLMVDALKRASAKTITVVAPFYGYARQDKKHRGREPISARLMADLFRTAGADRLMSVDLHAAQIQGFFDGPVDHLWAMPILTEYVRSRVDTSNVTVVSPDAGRIRVAEQWAAKLGGGPLAFVHKTRDIRSPNKTVANRVVGDVEGRSCVLVDDLIDTAGTITGAVRVLMEAGAKDVIVAATHGVLSDPAVDRLQNCGAREVVITDTLPIAEDRRFPQLTVLSIAPLIARAIREVFDDGSVTSLFDGQA
- a CDS encoding MFS transporter → MTAARSAARGVLLAAVLLYALNLRAPITALAPVVDDVRTGLGLTAAGVGLLTGIPVLCFALATPLMAVLLGRLGTGRVVAASLVTILVGTVLRVSDGFGTALVGTVLIGVAITAGNVAVPVVISRDFPGHVPRVTGLYTAALNGGSVLTTTLTAPLADLVGWRWALASWGLLAVVALVAWQRAFPVGRPEPVVVVAASAAPAVWRRPVTWFLAVAFAGQSFSYFAISAWLPSVLQDTLGLERAASGGAAAFFQLFGMLGGIAVPVALGRRAPVAAVSAVIVLGWLTLPVGLLLAPSWWALWCTFAGVAQGGNFAVIFTVIASTAGSPAAARRMSATVQTVGYSCAALGPSVLGAVHTSSGGWTAPLLVELGALVTMGVASALGLRSMRREA
- a CDS encoding 4-(cytidine 5'-diphospho)-2-C-methyl-D-erythritol kinase gives rise to the protein MTLTPVAPLPEREVRVRAPGKVNLSLRVGPREDDGYHAVSTVFQAVSVFEEVVATAADRRVLTVSGPQAELVPTDDTNLALRAASLLAERAGIDDGVHLHLHKGVPVAGGMAGGSADAAAALVACDALWSTGLSREDLLQLAAELGSDVPFSLAGHTAVGSGRGHLLTPALSRGEFHWAFAVQDRGLSTAAVYAAFDELHGSALIPSQDDDVPLMQALRAGDPRALGAALHNDLQMAALELDPGLAEPLAVAQDAGALGVVVSGSGPTVAALGRSRQHALVLAAAFTAAGVADRVLTAAGPVAGARVVSSAD
- the rsmA gene encoding 16S rRNA (adenine(1518)-N(6)/adenine(1519)-N(6))-dimethyltransferase RsmA, with amino-acid sequence MPTTTTLLGPAEIRRLAERAGVRPTKQLGQNFVLDGGTVRKIVRQADVGEGDRVVEVGPGLGSLTLGLLEAGADVVAVEIDPTLARLLPDTVVRHVPGLTVHAGADDEPVVLRDEAGRDRLTIVLADALDVHALPGPPPVALVANLPYNVSVPVLLTFLERFDSLERVLVMVQAEVADRLAAPPGSRTYGVPSAKAAWYASARRTATVGRSVFWPAPNVDSALVRFDRREPPVTDAPREAVFAVVDAAFAQRRKMLRSALSSLAGSADAAVAALEAAGVDPQARGERVDIAEFARIAEHLGPVRGRPGTVEP
- a CDS encoding MarR family winged helix-turn-helix transcriptional regulator gives rise to the protein MVAGTSPDAPGSRDEVDRIVLAWERERPDLDVRPLTVLSRVSRLARHLDLARRSAFARHDLETWEFDVLSALRRAGAPYRLSPGALLTQTLVTSGTMTNRIDRLAEHGLVERMPAPDDRRGVLVQLTPAGLARVDAAFADLLDVERGLLGDLDEADRDRLADLLREVTAPFDAS
- the glmU gene encoding bifunctional UDP-N-acetylglucosamine diphosphorylase/glucosamine-1-phosphate N-acetyltransferase GlmU; translated protein: MRSATPKVLHTLAGRSMLGHALATARGLDPGRVLVVVRHERDQVAAHVAEVDPHALLADQDDIPGTGRAVQVAMTALDAAAQAAAAADTTVGSATHAQVQGAVVVIAGDVPLLDAGTLQELLEAHHADGNAVTVLTTQVADPTGYGRILREPGTGDVLGIVEEKDADDAQRAITEINSSIYVFDATVLRSALGRLGRDNAQGEVYLTDVLAIARADGGHVRALQTDDPVLVEGVNDRVQLSVLRAEMNRRILEGWMREGVTVVDPASTWVDVDVELERDVTILPGTQLHGATVVREGATVGPDTTLTDVEVGERASVVRTHGSLAVIGPDARVGPFAYLRPGTVLGESGRIGTFVETKNAQIGTGSKIPHLSYVGDATIGEYTNIGAASVTVNYDGVNKHHTTIGSHARTGADNMFVAPVTIGDGAYTGAGSVIRRDVPSGALGVSAGAQRNIEGWVLRARAGTPAAAAVARPSVDDELSPQARAERGRATAAAADVPPTPPPALPDSGSTAKDSAR
- a CDS encoding TetR/AcrR family transcriptional regulator yields the protein MTGAQRRAQLVDVSRRLFAEKGFDGTSIEEIAARAEVSKPVVYEHFGGKEGIYAVVVDREVQALTGALTSALEVGGHPKALVERTALALLGYIETSEDGFRILVRDSPVAQATGTFSSLIGDVASQVEHLLADEFKKQGQDPKTAPIYAQMLVGMVALTGQWWLDARSPSKNVVAAHLVNLAWNGLSALERRPTLTRS
- a CDS encoding SRPBCC family protein, whose amino-acid sequence is MSTETTSTPTATHATFVVERTFDAGLDRVWDAFAVPEQHAQWFGADPGFEETEASEDFRVGGQAVQDGQWHDGPTSRYVATYTDIVERRRIVSTYDMWVGGEHLSTSLSTVELDAVDGGTRVTYTEQGVFLDGTEDGGQRQAGFQGIFDALAAYLAR
- a CDS encoding ArsR/SmtB family transcription factor, whose product is MLNDGELDKVFKALSDATRRAMVERLVRGPVSVSGLAAPFAMSLPAIHQHLAVLEDAGIVTSHKIGRVRTVQLAPGALAGAGEWMGRQRLPAERRLDRLGDHLSSTDPTGA
- a CDS encoding ABC-F family ATP-binding cassette domain-containing protein — translated: MAHLLGADRVTLALGTRTLLDEVSLGLDDGQRIGVVGPNGAGKSTLLRVLSGLQEPDDGRVTRLSGVRVAVLDQRDDLLPGSTVLDVVHGSADEHAWASDSRIRSVHAGLLADVALDADVASLSGGQRRRVALAALLVRDDEVLVLDEPTNHLDVEGVAWLAAHLVERYTRSNGALVVVTHDRWFLDAVCTRTWEVHDGTVDQYDGGYAAYVLARAERARTASTTEEKRQNLLRKELAWLRRGAPARTSKPKFRIDAANALIENEPPPRDQLSLTRMATARLGKDVLDIEDASVVYGDRVLLHDITWRLGPGDRIGLVGVNGAGKTTLLRLLSGRQQPTTGRVKRGKTVQVAELTQDVEDLDELADLRVIEVIESEKRSVVVDGKELTAAQLVERLGFDRERSRTPVRDLSGGERRRLQLLRLLVGEPNVLLLDEPTNDLDTDTLAALEDLLDGWPGTLIVVSHDRYLLERVCDTQMALLGDGLLRQLPGGVEQYLDLRRTALVGGGTATAASPLSAQARTDPPAAATEVSAADLRTARKEIARIERRLSRIADQEAVLHQRMSEQATDHQAVTALDAELRALAAEKDELEAAWLEAAEIVG